One genomic region from Cucumis melo cultivar AY chromosome 9, USDA_Cmelo_AY_1.0, whole genome shotgun sequence encodes:
- the LOC103498555 gene encoding uncharacterized protein LOC103498555 encodes MGTVTSSMAAKFAFFPPNPPSYKVEEVEEGSGKLVMTEVATRGNVDVLKLSTKRGNQVVALYVKNLSANLTLLYSHGNAADLGQMYDLFVELSVHLRVNLMGYDYSGYGQSTGKPSEQNTYADIEAVYRCLVEKYGAKEEDVILYGQSVGSGPTLDLATRLPNLRAIVLHSPILSGVRVMYPVKRTFWFDIYKNIDKIPLVNCPVLVIHGTADEVVDWSHGKQLWDLCKEKYEPLWIKGGNHCDLELYPQYIKHLKKFISAIGKSQPRSGPGLLANQLDIPRNSTDFREKSRPSTDQREKTRMSVDQREKPKISTDCREKVKVANGNGDRSRKMLDRPEKLATCADQPERARNSIDRFGDMVRSVGLCNIDCFKPTATHV; translated from the exons ATGGGGACGGTAACATCGTCCATGGCGGCGAAGTTTGCGTTTTTTCCTCCGAATCCGCCGTCGTATAAGGTGGAAGAGGTGGAGGAGGGTAGTGGGAAGTTGGTGATGACGGAGGTAGCAACGAGGGGAAATGTTGATGTTTTGAAGCTTAGTACAAAGAGAGGGAACCAAGTTGTGGCTCTGTATGTAAAGAATCTATCGGCTAATTTAACGTTGCTTTACTCTCATGGGAACGCTGCTGATTTAGGGCAGATGTACGACTTGTTTGTGGAGCTTAGTGTTCATCTTCGAGTCAACTTGATGGG gtACGATTATTCGGGATATGGTCAATCTACTGGAAAG CCAAGTGAGCAGAATACTTATGCAGACATTGAAGCTGTGTATAGATGCTTAGTGGAGAAGTATGGGGCAAAGGAGGAAGATGTTATCTTATATGGGCAATCAGTTGGCAGTGGACCCactttagatttggctactcggTTACCGAACTTGAGGGCGATAGTTCTTCACAGTCCAATCTTGTCAGGTGTTCGAGTCATGTATCCAGTGAAGCGAACATTCTGGTTCGACATTTATAAG AATATTGACAAAATCCCATTGGTCAATTGTCCAGTTCTTGTAATTCAT GGGACTGCTGATGAAGTTGTTGACTGGTCCCATGGAAAACAACTTTGGGATCTTTGTAAAGAGAAGTACGAGCCGTTATGGATAAAAGGAGGAAACCATTGTGACTTGGAGCTTTACCCGCAATACATAAAGCATCTCAAGAAGTTCATTTCTGCCATTGGGAAATCACAGCCTAGGAGCGGACCTGGACTACTCGCGAATCAGCTCGATATTCCACGAAACAGCACTGACTTCAGAGAAAAGTCTAGACCCAGCACAGATCAAAGAGAGAAAACCAGAATGAGCGTTGATCAGAGAGAAAAGCCAAAGATTAGTACGGACTGTAGGGAAAAAGTTAAAGTTGCAAATGGTAATGGAGACAGGTCAAGAAAGATGTTAGATAGACCGGAGAAGTTGGCGACTTGTGCAGACCAGCCAGAGAGAGCGAGGAACAGTATTGACCG GTTTGGGGACATGGTGAGATCGGTTGGATTATGCAATATAGATTGTTTCAAACCCACGGCGACTCATGTATAG